Genomic segment of Streptosporangiales bacterium:
GGATCTGCAGGGTGCCGAGCCCGAGCGACGCCGCCGAGCCGAAGAGCGTGGCGAAGATCGCGAGCACGTCGATGAACCGGCCGATCGGCCCGTTGGACGTGCGCTTGCCCAGCAGCGGGGTGAACGCCGAGCTGATCAGCTGCCGCCGCCCCTTACGGAAGGTGCTGTAGCCGATCGCGAGACCCACGACGGCGTAGATGGCCCACGGGTGCACGGTCCAGTGGAAGAGGGTCGTCGCGAGCGCGGTCTCGATCGCTTCCGGGGACTGCCTGGGGACGGTGCCGGGCGGGGGTTTGGCGAAGTGGGTGAGTGGCTCGCTCGCGCCGTAGAACATCAGTCCGATGCCCATGCCCGCGCTGAACATCATCGCGATCCAGGACGACGTGCGGAACTCCGGCTTCTCGCCGTCGCGGCCGAGGGTGATCTTGCCGTAGCGGCTGACGGCGAGCCAGAGCGCGAAGACCACGAACCCGCTCGCCGCGATGACGAACGCCCAGCCCAGGTTGCGCATCGTCCAGTCGAGGAGGGCGGCCGCGGTGTTCGACAGCGACTCGCGGGCGATGACGCCCCAGGCGACGAAGGCGAGGGTCAGGGCGGCCGCGAAGGCGAACACGGGCCGGTCGGTGACCGGTGAGCCCTCCGCGAGGGTGGTGCCGCCGGCACCGGGGTCGTCGGGACCGCCGGGACCTTCGGGCTCCGCGTCGGTCGCCGCGTCGGTCACGTCGTCGGTCGTCGAGGTGTCGGTACTCACGGCGGCCTACCTCTCCGTGGTCGTTCCGTGGCTCAACGATTACGCTACCGACTCGCTGGCGACAGTCCCCGCCCGTGCAGTTCCAGCATGTGGGCCGTCGTGTCCGACCCGGGACGAAAACCGGCTGACGCGCGGTGCATCGCCGGTCTAGCCTCGCGACGTGCGGATCACCCGGGTCGACCACGCCGACGACGGCGCTCTCGCGGCGTGGCACGCGGCGATGTTCGCGGGACTCGGCGCCGGCCGCGACGACCCGCCGATCGTGTCCCTGGACGACGTGCGCGTGACCTACCGGACGCCGGACACCTCGTACCTGCACGAGGCGTACGCCGCCCTCGACGGCGAGACGGTGGTCGGCACCGGGCAGCTCGAGGCGCCGCTGCGCGACAACCCGAGGTACGCCGACGTCGAGGTGGTCGTGCCGCCCGAACACCGCAGGCGCGGTGTCGGCGCCGCATTGTGGGACGCGCTGCACGACCGGTGCCTGGAGCTTCGGCGCACGACGCTCGGCGCGGAGATCCACCAGCCCATCGGAGCGGAGCCGGTACCGGGCTGGGCGTTCGCCGCACGCTGTGGGTTCGTGCACAAGATGACGGAGGTCCGCCAGCGGCTCCAGCTCCCGATCGCCGCGGAACGCCTCGACGAGCTCGAGGCGCACGCGCAGCAGCGCATCGGTGCGTACACCCTCCGCTCGTGGCAGGGGCCGTGCCCCGACGAGTACGCGGAGCAGTACGCGCGGCTGAAGGGCCTGCTCGCGACCGACGCGCCGCTCGGCGACCTCGAGTACGAGCCCGAGGTCTGGGACGTCGAGCGGCTCAGGGAGAACGAGCGCACGGCCGCCGCCCAGGGGCGGACGGTCTTCACCACGGTCGCGGTGAGCCCGGCCGGCTCGCTCGCCGGGCACACCCAGATCGGGGTGGGGGACAAGGCGCACCAGTGGGACACGCTCGTCCACCGCGACCACCGCGGGCACCGGCTCGGGCTCGCGGTGAAGGTCGCGAACCTGCGGATCCTCACCGAGACCCGCCCCGACCTGCGGACGGTCGGCACCTGGAACGCGCCGGACAACGGCCCGATGATCGCCGTCAACGACGCGCTGGGCTTCCGCCCGATCGAACGCAACGAAGAGTGGCAGCGCATCGAGTCCTGACCCGGGGCGGTCGACGATTCAGGCGTCCGCGACGAGGCCGGCCTCCCAGGCCCAGGCCGCGCTCTCGACCCGGTTGCGGACGCCGAGCTTCTGCTGGATGTTCGCGACGTGCGTCTTGACCGTGCCGAGCGAGATGAACAGGTCGCCGGCGATCTCGGCGTTCGTGCGCCCTCGCGCGAGCAGCAGCAGGACGTCGTTCTCGCGGTCGGTGAGGGGCTCGACCGGGCGTCTCGCGGGTGTCCGCTTCGCCTTCGTGAGGTGCTGGAGCAGGCGGACGGTGATCGACGGGCTGATCAGCGTGTCGCCGGCGACCGCGGACCTGACCGCCTCGACGAGCAGCGCGGGACCCGCGTCCTTGAGGAGGAACCCGCAGGCGCCGTTGCGCAGTGCCGTGTAGACATACTCGTCGAGGTCGAACGTGGTGACCACGACGACCTTCATCGGGTCGGCGAGCTCGGGTCCGGCCAACCGCCTGGTGACCTCGAGGCCGTCGAGCCTGGGCATCCTGATGTCGCAGAGCAGGACGTCGGGGCGCAGCTCCCGCGCGAGCCGCACGGCCTCGGCGCCGTCGGCCGCCTCGCCGACGACCTCGATGTCGTCCTGGGCGGAGAGGATCATCGAGAAGCCGGTCCTGACCATCTCCTGGTCGTCGGCGATCACCACGCGCGTCATGGGCGGGATGCTCTCACGGCCGCGCCGCTCGACGCCGCGGGCAACGGCAGCCTCGCCTCGACCGTCCAGCCGAGGCCGTCGCGCGGTCCGGCCGACAGCGTGCCGCCGACCGCCGTCACGCGCTCGCGCAGACCGACGAGGCCGAAGCCGCGCTGCGTCTCCCCGTCGCCGCCCAACTGCCGCCCGGCGCCGTCGTACACCAGCACGACGAGGTCGGACGCACCGCGGTCGGGGCTCTCCCTGCGCAGCTCGACGGTCACCGCCGCGACGTCGACCGCGTGCTTGCGGACGTTCGTGAGTGCCTCGAGCACGATCCGGTACGCGGACGTCGTCACCTC
This window contains:
- a CDS encoding response regulator — protein: MTRVVIADDQEMVRTGFSMILSAQDDIEVVGEAADGAEAVRLARELRPDVLLCDIRMPRLDGLEVTRRLAGPELADPMKVVVVTTFDLDEYVYTALRNGACGFLLKDAGPALLVEAVRSAVAGDTLISPSITVRLLQHLTKAKRTPARRPVEPLTDRENDVLLLLARGRTNAEIAGDLFISLGTVKTHVANIQQKLGVRNRVESAAWAWEAGLVADA
- a CDS encoding GNAT family N-acetyltransferase, with amino-acid sequence MRITRVDHADDGALAAWHAAMFAGLGAGRDDPPIVSLDDVRVTYRTPDTSYLHEAYAALDGETVVGTGQLEAPLRDNPRYADVEVVVPPEHRRRGVGAALWDALHDRCLELRRTTLGAEIHQPIGAEPVPGWAFAARCGFVHKMTEVRQRLQLPIAAERLDELEAHAQQRIGAYTLRSWQGPCPDEYAEQYARLKGLLATDAPLGDLEYEPEVWDVERLRENERTAAAQGRTVFTTVAVSPAGSLAGHTQIGVGDKAHQWDTLVHRDHRGHRLGLAVKVANLRILTETRPDLRTVGTWNAPDNGPMIAVNDALGFRPIERNEEWQRIES